A stretch of the Campylobacter sp. 19-13652 genome encodes the following:
- a CDS encoding AI-2E family transporter has product MRGGQYFLVVLVLLALGLLVYLFKPFLLSIFIAALLAVAMANLNVFFLRFLHNKTISAGFTTAFLLFLFLAPLSYAIVFLANYAANFNTYNITRTIEYFKDASFHLPETLAFLEPKFKELISELDLSVISSKLLPNLASLGKLSVNFIVDMGFILVFFFFALLYGSQLIGYLKQSLPMRPDETESVLSEVANVMSVVFYSIIANMIIQGTLFAVITAHYGYDALLTGMFYAVASLIPAVGGLLVWAPISLYEFASGNTEAAVVIAVYTVIVISLGADTFLKPLVIKFINDKLVKIPTKINELLIFFAMLAGLSSFGFWGIILGPAIITLFISTIRLYTLMREVS; this is encoded by the coding sequence ATTAGGGGAGGGCAGTATTTTTTAGTTGTTTTGGTTTTGCTGGCTCTTGGGCTTTTGGTGTATCTTTTTAAGCCATTTTTGCTTTCTATATTTATAGCGGCTCTTTTAGCGGTTGCTATGGCAAATTTAAATGTATTTTTTCTTAGGTTTTTACATAATAAAACAATAAGCGCTGGCTTTACTACGGCGTTTTTGCTGTTTTTGTTTTTGGCGCCTTTAAGCTATGCTATCGTGTTTTTGGCAAACTATGCGGCAAATTTTAATACCTATAATATCACAAGGACGATTGAGTATTTTAAGGATGCTAGCTTTCATCTGCCTGAGACTTTGGCGTTTCTTGAGCCTAAATTTAAAGAGCTAATCTCAGAGCTTGATTTAAGTGTGATAAGCTCAAAGCTTCTGCCAAATCTCGCAAGCCTTGGCAAGCTTTCGGTAAATTTTATAGTTGATATGGGCTTTATTTTGGTGTTTTTCTTTTTTGCCCTGCTTTATGGGTCGCAGCTTATAGGATATTTAAAGCAGTCTTTGCCTATGCGCCCTGATGAGACGGAGTCTGTGCTAAGCGAGGTTGCAAATGTGATGAGCGTGGTGTTTTATTCGATTATTGCAAATATGATAATCCAGGGGACGCTTTTTGCTGTGATTACAGCTCATTATGGCTATGATGCGCTACTAACTGGCATGTTTTACGCAGTGGCCTCGCTCATTCCTGCTGTTGGTGGGCTACTTGTTTGGGCGCCTATTAGTCTTTATGAATTTGCCAGTGGAAACACCGAAGCCGCTGTGGTTATTGCAGTATATACGGTGATTGTTATATCCCTTGGCGCGGATACTTTTTTAAAGCCTTTGGTGATTAAGTTTATAAACGACAAACTCGTTAAAATTCCAACCAAAATCAACGAGCTTTTGATATTTTTTGCGATGCTGGCTGGGCTTAGCTCGTTTGGCTTTTGGGGGATTATCCTAGGACCTGCTATTATTACTCTTTTTATCTCTACGATTAGGCTTTATACCCTTATGAGGGAGGTTTCTTAA
- a CDS encoding DNA polymerase III subunit gamma/tau, whose translation MEALALKYRPKNFEALIGQEAVSKSLMHALKEGRISHAYLFSGLRGSGKTSSARIFSKALVCEHGPTPMPCETCPHCIMANEGRHIDIIEMDAASHRKIDDIRELIEQTRYTPSAARFKIFIIDEVHMLTKEAFNALLKTLEEPPSYVKFILATTDPLKLPATVLSRTQHFRFKQISRYAIVKHLEFILNKEGVAYELGALEILARSGSGSLRDTLTLLDQAIIYAGNERISQQGVAQMLGLLDPEKIEQILNTISIKDKNSVKTLIAELDGIDAEMMIDEMIANLKEKFLANDPKFSLLVYERFFRILSKSKSMLGVSTDNGFILSLMMFMMIEAMSLKEIDEAIIAQSESLSVPLISQQTSQQEMQKPQNQTPASQSPAPAPARQPNAYDMLLERLYDRDYSLGECFEASIKFISFDGKIMHLTSHATGAQQAKLRESSKIILSLLRSLFGAEASIAIKPATSQSKPPSSQITSSPKPQDSQNKAEPKQSIEPVLEPMGQATNQNSYEQIKEQVNLTQVSKPQAKDANQEQQATSIPQTKYDPDPEIEQIPQHQASNSGANEYELNEFDGLDELDADLARLSNDSADTAKIEPKTSQNEKKTEFNLSAMLKPKSEEEAKARKEMLVLDELARLFGEPHALPNEP comes from the coding sequence TTGGAAGCACTAGCACTTAAATATCGCCCTAAAAATTTCGAAGCCCTAATCGGTCAAGAAGCCGTAAGCAAAAGCCTTATGCACGCTCTAAAAGAGGGGCGTATAAGCCACGCATATCTGTTTTCTGGACTTCGCGGAAGTGGCAAGACCTCATCTGCTAGAATTTTCTCAAAAGCGCTCGTTTGTGAGCATGGTCCTACACCCATGCCTTGCGAGACATGTCCTCACTGCATAATGGCAAACGAAGGCAGACACATAGACATAATAGAAATGGACGCCGCAAGCCACCGAAAAATAGACGACATAAGAGAGCTAATAGAACAAACCCGCTACACACCCTCGGCTGCTAGGTTTAAAATTTTTATCATAGACGAGGTGCATATGCTGACAAAAGAGGCATTTAATGCGCTTTTAAAGACACTTGAAGAGCCGCCTAGCTATGTGAAATTTATCCTAGCTACGACTGATCCACTTAAGCTGCCAGCTACGGTGCTTAGCCGTACGCAGCATTTTAGGTTTAAGCAAATAAGCCGCTACGCCATAGTAAAGCATTTGGAATTTATCCTAAATAAAGAGGGCGTGGCGTATGAGCTGGGCGCGCTTGAGATACTAGCTCGCAGTGGCAGTGGTAGTCTGCGAGATACGCTTACGCTGCTAGATCAAGCCATAATCTACGCAGGAAATGAGCGCATAAGCCAGCAGGGCGTAGCCCAAATGCTGGGGCTACTTGACCCTGAAAAAATAGAGCAAATCCTAAACACAATCTCCATAAAAGATAAAAACAGCGTAAAAACCCTAATAGCAGAACTTGACGGTATAGACGCGGAGATGATGATAGATGAGATGATAGCAAATTTAAAAGAGAAGTTTTTAGCAAACGACCCTAAGTTTTCGCTACTTGTTTATGAGAGATTTTTCCGCATACTATCAAAGAGCAAATCAATGCTAGGAGTTAGCACTGATAATGGCTTTATTTTAAGTTTGATGATGTTTATGATGATAGAGGCAATGAGCCTAAAAGAGATAGATGAGGCTATAATAGCTCAAAGCGAAAGTTTAAGTGTGCCCTTAATAAGCCAGCAAACTAGCCAGCAAGAAATGCAAAAACCTCAAAACCAAACCCCAGCTAGCCAGTCGCCAGCCCCCGCACCAGCAAGGCAGCCAAATGCTTATGATATGCTTTTAGAGAGGCTTTATGATAGAGATTACTCGCTTGGTGAGTGCTTTGAGGCGAGTATTAAATTTATAAGCTTTGACGGAAAAATAATGCACCTAACCTCCCATGCTACTGGCGCGCAACAAGCAAAGCTAAGAGAAAGCTCAAAGATAATTTTATCGCTTCTTAGATCTCTTTTTGGTGCAGAGGCTAGCATAGCCATAAAGCCAGCCACTAGCCAAAGCAAGCCTCCCAGTAGTCAAATAACAAGCTCCCCAAAGCCCCAAGACAGCCAGAACAAAGCTGAGCCAAAGCAGAGCATAGAACCTGTATTAGAGCCTATGGGGCAAGCTACTAATCAAAATTCATACGAGCAGATAAAAGAGCAAGTAAATTTAACCCAGGTAAGCAAGCCACAAGCCAAAGACGCAAACCAAGAGCAGCAAGCCACAAGCATACCCCAAACTAAATACGACCCAGACCCAGAAATAGAGCAAATACCACAGCATCAAGCAAGCAATAGCGGAGCAAATGAATACGAGCTTAATGAATTTGACGGTTTAGATGAGCTTGACGCTGATTTGGCTAGGCTTAGCAATGATAGCGCTGATACGGCAAAAATAGAGCCAAAAACTAGCCAGAATGAGAAAAAAACGGAATTTAATCTAAGTGCTATGCTTAAGCCAAAAAGCGAGGAAGAGGCAAAGGCGCGCAAAGAAATGCTCGTACTAGATGAGCTAGCACGGCTATTTGGAGAGCCGCACGCCCTGCCAAATGAGCCTTAA
- the pyk gene encoding pyruvate kinase translates to MSNKKTKIVATLGPASDNIEVMEAMVKAGVNIFRLNFSHGTHEYHASNIAKVRELEAKLGVRIGVLQDICGPKIRCGKLAEPFNLKRGDRLDVYASERMGEMVEKSHYAISINQPQILPMLRVGEYIYLYDGSIKARVVVEGSSMVQTVIENDGVLNSNKGVNFPNTKIGIDVITPKDREDMAFGAKHGVDFVAISFVQDANDVKKARSVLSGFGSKAVLVAKIEKFDAVENIDEIIKESDAIMVARGDLGIEVPYYKVPMLQKCIIKKANAASKPVITATQMMLSMAEHETATRAEISDVANAVLDGTDAVMLSEESAIGKNPVAVVEAMSNTIVEIQSVYPYNKFDEFTPSDETEMVAASAARLAVNLGVDAMITITSTGKSALNLSKNRANIDIIAVTHDEVAARSLTLAWGVTPAYILPRDRLSSLLANTVKIGVEKGFIKHGRSYLLTAGHPAGVSGSTDLIRILRQEQIEYYLSEPSKA, encoded by the coding sequence ATGTCAAATAAAAAGACTAAAATCGTAGCCACGCTAGGGCCTGCAAGCGACAATATAGAGGTAATGGAGGCTATGGTAAAGGCTGGCGTAAATATCTTTCGTCTAAATTTTAGCCATGGCACTCACGAATATCACGCCAGCAATATAGCAAAAGTAAGAGAGCTTGAGGCAAAGCTAGGCGTTAGAATAGGTGTGTTGCAAGATATTTGTGGCCCAAAAATTCGTTGTGGTAAGCTTGCTGAGCCTTTTAATCTAAAGCGCGGAGATAGGCTTGATGTGTATGCAAGCGAACGTATGGGTGAAATGGTAGAAAAATCACACTATGCAATAAGCATAAATCAGCCTCAAATCCTGCCTATGCTACGCGTGGGTGAGTATATTTATCTTTATGATGGTAGCATTAAAGCACGAGTAGTCGTTGAGGGTAGTAGCATGGTGCAAACCGTAATCGAAAATGACGGCGTGCTAAACTCAAATAAGGGCGTAAATTTCCCAAATACTAAAATAGGCATAGATGTCATCACGCCAAAAGACCGTGAGGATATGGCATTTGGCGCAAAGCATGGGGTGGATTTTGTGGCTATTAGCTTTGTTCAGGATGCAAATGACGTTAAAAAGGCTAGGAGCGTGCTTTCTGGCTTTGGCTCAAAGGCGGTTTTAGTAGCTAAGATAGAGAAATTTGACGCTGTGGAAAATATAGACGAGATCATAAAAGAAAGCGACGCTATAATGGTAGCGCGTGGAGATTTGGGTATAGAGGTGCCATACTATAAAGTACCGATGCTTCAAAAATGCATCATAAAAAAGGCAAACGCAGCCAGCAAGCCAGTCATCACAGCTACGCAAATGATGCTAAGCATGGCAGAGCATGAAACAGCCACAAGAGCAGAGATAAGCGATGTGGCAAATGCCGTGCTTGATGGAACTGACGCAGTGATGTTAAGCGAGGAGAGTGCGATAGGCAAAAACCCAGTCGCTGTGGTTGAGGCGATGAGTAATACCATAGTAGAAATTCAAAGCGTCTATCCGTATAATAAATTTGATGAGTTTACACCAAGCGATGAGACTGAAATGGTGGCGGCTTCTGCAGCTAGGCTTGCGGTAAATTTAGGCGTAGATGCGATGATAACCATAACAAGTACTGGAAAATCGGCTCTAAATTTATCCAAAAATCGTGCAAATATTGACATTATAGCCGTTACTCATGATGAGGTTGCTGCTCGTTCTCTCACCCTAGCGTGGGGCGTTACGCCAGCTTATATTTTGCCTAGAGATAGGCTTAGTAGCCTGCTGGCAAATACCGTAAAAATCGGCGTGGAAAAGGGCTTTATAAAGCATGGCAGAAGCTATCTTTTAACAGCAGGACATCCAGCTGGCGTGTCTGGTAGCACGGATTTAATCCGCATACTTCGCCAAGAACAGATTGAGTATTATCTCTCTGAGCCTAGCAAGGCGTAG
- the sstT gene encoding serine/threonine transporter SstT → MFMFLAIAKRYSDGNLMIQIIIAMLLGAGLGVFGKIYELNETVALANNLGLLFVGALKAIAPVLIFILILTSIATKQIGAAKGLKKVIIMYLLGTMLAAFVAVGLSFIFPIKLSIAGINSASGSPVQALSEVIRILAFKMVDNPINALASSNFIGVLTWAVAFGVALRGCSHELKTVFSNLSDAVTKIIKFIIRLAPFGIFGLVSFSVYTTGLNSLLEYAKLVVLIVLANAVVALIIYPAMLYAFMRKNPYPLVFTCLKDSGVMAFFTRSSAANVPVNLSLCKKLGLNENLYSISIPLGASINMGGAAITISILALAAVNSIDGISVSFGAALLLSLVSAIGACGASGVASGSLMLVPLACSLFGISNDIALKVVTIGFIISVIQDSVETAVNSASDVMFTAAASMSEKEMA, encoded by the coding sequence ATTTTTATGTTTTTAGCTATCGCTAAACGATATTCAGACGGAAATTTAATGATTCAAATAATCATCGCCATGCTTCTTGGTGCTGGGCTTGGTGTATTTGGTAAGATATATGAGCTAAATGAGACCGTGGCTCTTGCGAACAATCTGGGCTTGCTTTTTGTCGGGGCTTTAAAGGCTATCGCACCTGTGCTAATTTTTATATTGATTTTAACCTCAATCGCAACAAAGCAAATAGGCGCTGCGAAGGGGCTTAAAAAAGTCATTATCATGTATTTGCTAGGCACTATGCTTGCGGCTTTTGTGGCTGTTGGGCTTAGCTTTATTTTTCCTATTAAGCTTAGTATAGCTGGCATTAATAGTGCCTCAGGAAGCCCAGTGCAGGCTCTGTCTGAAGTTATTCGCATACTTGCTTTTAAAATGGTGGATAATCCGATTAATGCCCTAGCGAGCTCAAATTTTATCGGCGTGCTTACATGGGCTGTGGCTTTTGGTGTAGCTCTTAGGGGTTGTTCTCATGAGTTAAAGACTGTATTTTCAAACCTCTCAGACGCTGTTACAAAGATTATTAAATTTATCATTCGTCTAGCGCCATTTGGCATTTTTGGACTTGTTAGCTTTAGTGTGTATACTACAGGGCTTAATAGCTTATTAGAGTATGCTAAATTAGTGGTGCTAATTGTCCTTGCGAATGCTGTGGTAGCACTTATAATCTATCCTGCGATGCTTTATGCTTTTATGAGGAAAAATCCATATCCGCTTGTATTTACATGCTTAAAAGATAGTGGAGTTATGGCGTTTTTTACCAGAAGTTCAGCGGCAAATGTGCCTGTAAATTTATCGCTTTGTAAAAAGCTCGGCTTAAATGAAAATCTATACTCCATCTCAATCCCCCTGGGGGCTAGTATAAATATGGGTGGGGCTGCGATTACAATTAGCATTCTTGCTCTTGCTGCGGTTAATAGCATTGATGGCATTAGCGTGAGTTTTGGCGCAGCATTGCTGCTTAGTCTCGTTTCAGCTATAGGTGCATGCGGGGCTAGCGGCGTAGCAAGTGGTTCGCTTATGCTGGTGCCGCTTGCTTGTTCGCTTTTTGGTATAAGTAATGACATAGCACTTAAAGTCGTAACTATCGGCTTTATAATTAGCGTTATACAAGATAGCGTGGAAACTGCTGTAAATAGCGCCTCTGATGTTATGTTTACAGCAGCAGCTTCAATGAGTGAAAAGGAGATGGCATGA
- a CDS encoding M3 family oligoendopeptidase yields MSTNSWDFRALFASNEECEREADSLIKECDEFQNTYSGKLDGLSEDKFNAALLAYEALNERIAGVATYAFLVFAQDTKNGAFYAKIDEKTTLAAEGLLFFDLEFNSLSDEKAAIFSAANAKYAYYLKLLREHKPHQLKLEQEQVLLRVSSTGAQAFARLFDETFSKMRFKFQDKNLSEEEILSKLYDPNREVRKEAALSLSATLEQNQHLLVYIYNMIRADLATQCELRDYDSPEAPRHLDNQIKKQSVDSLINSAQTSFDLVSRYYHKKRELLGLEQLYDYDRYAPLKDSGAKVEYEKAKQIVLEAFNEFSPRFADIAKRAFSEGWIDVYPKEGKRGGAFSHGAVSRAHPYVLLNYTDEMRDVFTLAHELGHAIHQNLSYSVGYLNADTPLTTAETASVFCEMLVFDYVRSGLSKEAHRALLARKLEDIFATLYRQINFTTFEREVHAKKGELSADEFNELWLKESKKMFGDSVTLNEYYKIWWSYIPHFIHTPFYCYAYSYAQLLVLALFGLYKSGKCADFVSIYTEFLSSGGSKSPAELVAMFGFDINDDEFWQIGLEQVRTLVKQFEEM; encoded by the coding sequence ATGAGCACAAATAGCTGGGATTTTAGGGCTTTATTTGCCTCAAATGAGGAGTGTGAGCGCGAGGCGGATAGTCTAATAAAAGAGTGCGATGAATTTCAAAACACCTACTCAGGCAAGCTTGATGGCTTAAGTGAGGATAAATTTAACGCCGCGCTTTTAGCCTATGAGGCGCTTAATGAGCGTATAGCTGGCGTGGCGACTTATGCGTTTTTGGTATTTGCTCAGGATACTAAAAACGGCGCATTTTACGCAAAGATAGACGAAAAGACTACGCTAGCGGCTGAGGGGCTTTTGTTTTTTGATTTGGAATTTAACTCCTTAAGCGATGAAAAGGCAGCTATTTTTAGCGCAGCAAACGCAAAATATGCCTACTATCTTAAGCTTTTAAGAGAGCATAAACCACACCAGCTCAAGCTAGAGCAGGAGCAGGTTTTACTTCGTGTTTCAAGTACTGGAGCGCAGGCATTTGCTAGGCTTTTTGATGAGACGTTTTCTAAGATGAGGTTTAAATTTCAAGATAAAAATCTAAGCGAGGAGGAGATACTCTCAAAGCTTTATGACCCAAATCGCGAAGTAAGAAAAGAGGCAGCTCTTAGCCTAAGCGCAACGCTGGAGCAAAATCAGCACCTGCTAGTTTATATTTATAATATGATTCGTGCTGATTTAGCCACGCAGTGCGAACTTCGCGACTATGATAGCCCAGAAGCACCTCGCCATCTTGATAATCAGATTAAAAAGCAAAGCGTTGACTCGCTTATAAATTCAGCCCAAACTAGCTTTGATTTAGTCAGCAGATATTATCATAAAAAGCGCGAATTATTAGGGCTTGAGCAGCTTTATGATTACGATAGATATGCGCCTCTTAAGGATAGTGGCGCAAAGGTGGAATATGAAAAAGCAAAGCAGATTGTGCTTGAGGCTTTTAATGAATTTAGCCCACGTTTTGCAGATATTGCCAAGCGGGCTTTTAGCGAGGGCTGGATAGACGTGTATCCAAAGGAGGGCAAGCGAGGGGGTGCTTTTAGTCATGGTGCGGTATCTAGGGCGCATCCTTATGTTTTGCTTAATTATACAGATGAGATGCGAGATGTCTTTACTCTAGCACATGAGTTAGGGCATGCCATACATCAAAATCTAAGCTACTCAGTGGGATATCTAAACGCCGATACTCCGCTTACGACGGCTGAAACGGCTTCGGTATTTTGCGAGATGCTTGTGTTTGATTATGTAAGAAGTGGACTGAGTAAAGAGGCTCATAGGGCGCTTTTAGCTCGTAAGCTTGAGGATATTTTTGCCACACTTTATCGTCAGATAAATTTCACTACATTCGAACGCGAGGTGCATGCTAAAAAAGGTGAATTAAGCGCTGATGAGTTTAATGAGCTTTGGCTTAAAGAGAGTAAGAAAATGTTTGGTGATAGCGTAACGCTAAATGAGTATTATAAAATTTGGTGGAGCTATATACCGCATTTTATCCATACTCCATTTTACTGCTATGCATATAGCTATGCGCAGTTGCTTGTGCTTGCACTTTTTGGGCTTTATAAAAGCGGAAAATGCGCTGACTTTGTATCAATTTACACAGAATTTTTAAGCTCAGGCGGAAGTAAATCGCCAGCTGAACTAGTGGCTATGTTTGGGTTTGATATTAATGATGATGAGTTTTGGCAGATAGGGCTAGAGCAGGTTAGGACTCTTGTAAAACAGTTTGAGGAGATGTAA
- a CDS encoding ATP-dependent helicase has protein sequence MNILDGLNDSQRNAATHIDGAMLILAGAGSGKTKTITTRLAYLISEVGIDPASTLTLTFTNKAANEMRMRALSLLNSNNISTQPLLCTFHKFGLLFLKFHINVLGRKNNFIIIDTDDKKRIIKSFESDLPTSVLSSEISSYKNSLLSVDDVYKNATDLGSKEYGKEAFYQKAAKIYARYEEYLAANNLVDFDDLLVLTYKILDADEGLAKEISNRYKYIMVDEYQDTNDLQYKLLKKLCATHQNLCVVGDDDQSIYGWRGARIENILNFKDQFKDVLVVKLEHNYRSSEAILKAANELIEHNRGRLGKRLISTRGSGDEVAVVESADEASEAGKLASLVKELIIKGVKPSEIAILYRVNALSRSLEDGLSREKIAYKMVGGVKFYERAEIKDIISYLRLVLNNSDDFSLRRIINRPKRGLGKVSLERLERVAYEDKSSLFEAINRASLEFSKKVQEALFDFVKSVVELSSVKDVGLLVDGLEDKFGIKKYYAALPDGSERAANIDEFYAMLKDQAKNSPTFSIDEFLNELTLTSEADAISDEAISIMSVHASKGLEFEHLFVIGLEEGFFPLLGESSDIEEERRLAYVALTRAKSKLTLSFAASRFYKGQRARLNKSRFLSESGVCAGSLVIQKSDEYKKGDLVKHKIFGIGRVTAVSKRGKEHKLTINFGGSVREIMSSFVEKAV, from the coding sequence GTGAATATTTTAGACGGATTAAACGACTCTCAGCGCAATGCAGCGACGCACATAGATGGGGCTATGCTTATCCTAGCAGGCGCTGGAAGTGGCAAGACAAAGACCATTACTACGCGTTTGGCTTATCTTATTAGTGAGGTTGGCATAGACCCAGCTAGCACGCTTACTTTGACCTTTACCAATAAAGCAGCAAATGAGATGCGAATGCGTGCGCTATCTTTGCTAAACTCAAATAACATAAGCACTCAGCCGCTACTTTGTACTTTTCATAAATTTGGTTTACTTTTTTTAAAATTTCACATAAATGTGCTAGGACGAAAAAATAACTTTATAATAATCGACACAGACGATAAAAAGCGCATTATAAAAAGCTTTGAGTCAGACCTGCCCACCTCCGTGCTTTCAAGTGAGATAAGTAGCTACAAAAACTCTCTTTTAAGCGTTGATGACGTGTATAAAAATGCCACCGATTTAGGCAGTAAAGAGTATGGCAAGGAGGCATTTTACCAAAAGGCGGCAAAAATTTATGCTAGATATGAGGAGTATTTAGCGGCAAATAATTTAGTAGATTTTGATGATTTGCTTGTGCTTACTTATAAAATTTTAGACGCTGATGAGGGGCTAGCCAAAGAGATTTCAAACCGCTATAAATACATAATGGTTGATGAGTATCAAGATACAAACGACCTTCAGTACAAGCTTTTAAAAAAGCTTTGTGCTACACACCAAAATCTCTGCGTAGTTGGCGATGACGATCAGAGTATTTACGGTTGGCGTGGGGCTAGGATAGAAAATATTTTAAATTTCAAAGACCAGTTTAAGGATGTGCTTGTAGTAAAATTAGAGCATAACTACCGCTCAAGTGAGGCCATACTAAAAGCCGCTAATGAGCTAATAGAGCATAATAGAGGCAGGCTTGGTAAAAGGCTTATAAGCACTAGAGGTAGCGGCGATGAGGTGGCTGTGGTAGAAAGCGCAGATGAAGCGTCCGAGGCTGGCAAGCTAGCGTCGCTTGTAAAAGAGCTAATAATTAAGGGGGTAAAGCCTAGCGAGATAGCCATACTTTATCGTGTAAATGCCCTCTCTCGCTCGCTTGAGGATGGACTGAGCCGCGAAAAAATCGCTTATAAAATGGTGGGTGGAGTTAAATTTTATGAGCGAGCTGAGATAAAAGACATAATAAGCTATCTGCGTTTAGTGCTAAATAATAGCGATGATTTTTCGCTTAGGCGCATTATAAACCGTCCAAAACGTGGGCTTGGTAAGGTAAGCCTTGAACGGCTTGAGAGGGTTGCTTATGAGGATAAAAGCTCACTTTTTGAGGCGATAAATAGGGCTTCGCTTGAGTTTAGTAAAAAGGTACAAGAAGCGCTTTTTGATTTTGTAAAAAGTGTGGTAGAGCTTTCCAGTGTAAAGGATGTGGGCTTGCTGGTTGATGGGCTTGAGGATAAATTTGGCATTAAAAAATACTACGCAGCCTTGCCTGATGGTAGCGAGCGCGCGGCAAATATCGATGAGTTTTATGCTATGCTTAAAGATCAAGCCAAAAACTCTCCCACATTTAGCATTGATGAGTTTTTAAACGAGCTAACTCTTACTAGTGAGGCTGATGCTATAAGCGATGAGGCGATTTCTATAATGAGTGTGCATGCTAGCAAGGGACTTGAGTTTGAGCATCTTTTTGTTATAGGGCTTGAGGAGGGATTTTTTCCACTGCTTGGCGAGAGTAGCGATATAGAGGAGGAGCGACGGCTTGCCTATGTTGCCCTTACTCGTGCAAAATCAAAACTCACACTGTCTTTTGCTGCGTCTAGATTTTATAAAGGGCAGCGTGCCAGGCTTAATAAGAGCCGATTTTTAAGCGAAAGTGGTGTATGTGCTGGCTCATTGGTGATACAAAAAAGTGATGAGTATAAAAAGGGCGACTTGGTTAAGCATAAAATTTTTGGCATAGGGCGTGTTACTGCCGTATCTAAGCGTGGTAAAGAGCATAAGCTTACTATAAATTTTGGCGGAAGTGTACGCGAAATTATGTCTAGCTTTGTGGAAAAGGCAGTATGA
- the truB gene encoding tRNA pseudouridine(55) synthase TruB, whose product MNALFVANKPSGTSSNKFLSQIKRKYGVKSAGYSGTLDPFASGALIVGIGSYTRLFRYLELSPKVYEAVMWLGAISESGDNENISSVSLISPLNLNQIKAAASELLGEIEYVPPKYSAKHVNGKRAYELARSGEEFELAPAKMRVFEFDITGYSHPFLSFRASVSEGGYIRSLAQILAKKLDVNATLSALKRLSEGRFFYDNEKPLCIPDSLNLAQNEYLGDKSDIMLGKKLACDKFKNTNDGVYLVEFEEFFSIIEIKNAVVAYRLNKVEKC is encoded by the coding sequence ATGAACGCGCTTTTTGTGGCAAATAAGCCCTCAGGTACAAGCTCGAATAAATTCCTATCGCAGATTAAGCGCAAATATGGCGTAAAAAGCGCTGGGTACTCAGGCACTCTTGACCCATTTGCCTCGGGTGCGCTTATAGTTGGTATAGGCTCATACACGCGGCTTTTTCGATATCTTGAGCTATCACCAAAGGTGTATGAGGCTGTAATGTGGCTTGGTGCGATTAGCGAAAGTGGTGATAATGAAAATATAAGCAGTGTTAGTCTAATTTCGCCTTTAAATTTAAATCAGATAAAAGCTGCCGCAAGCGAGCTTTTGGGCGAGATAGAGTATGTGCCACCAAAATATAGCGCAAAGCACGTAAACGGAAAAAGAGCCTATGAGCTAGCTAGAAGTGGCGAGGAATTTGAGCTAGCGCCTGCTAAAATGCGTGTTTTTGAGTTTGATATTACTGGCTACTCTCATCCGTTCCTTAGCTTTCGTGCGAGCGTTAGCGAGGGTGGATACATCAGAAGCTTGGCTCAAATTTTAGCCAAAAAGCTGGACGTAAACGCCACTTTAAGTGCACTTAAAAGGCTTAGCGAGGGGAGGTTTTTTTATGATAATGAAAAGCCCCTTTGTATTCCTGATAGCTTAAATTTAGCACAAAATGAGTATTTGGGTGATAAAAGCGACATAATGCTCGGCAAAAAGCTAGCTTGTGATAAATTTAAAAATACAAATGACGGCGTGTATTTAGTAGAGTTTGAAGAATTTTTTAGTATCATTGAGATAAAAAATGCGGTAGTAGCCTATCGATTAAATAAGGTTGAAAAATGCTAG
- the csrA gene encoding carbon storage regulator CsrA — protein MLVLSRKENESIIINGDIKIIISSISKNGVKLGIEAPKNMTILRSELVDEIKSKNALANHEISAEELAKLSDKFKK, from the coding sequence ATGCTAGTATTATCAAGAAAAGAAAATGAATCAATAATAATAAATGGCGATATAAAAATAATCATATCAAGTATAAGCAAAAATGGCGTAAAACTAGGCATAGAAGCACCTAAAAACATGACTATTTTAAGAAGTGAGCTAGTCGATGAGATAAAGAGCAAAAATGCCCTAGCTAATCATGAAATAAGTGCTGAAGAGCTAGCAAAACTATCGGATAAATTTAAAAAATGA